One genomic window of Hymenobacter radiodurans includes the following:
- a CDS encoding TonB-dependent receptor family protein, with protein MPSALAQQTPVADTTRHQTLSEVTVTGAATHFAPPVDGTTLTAGRRNELIKPREVNANLVQNNMRQVMARIPGLMVWENDGSGQQINVATRGLSPNRSWEFNTRQNGYDMSADAFGYPEAYYNPPMEAVERIQLLRGGAGLQFGPQFGGLLNYELKRGARDKKVELESSNTAGANGLFNSYNAVGGTVGKVNYYAYYRHRQGDGWRPHNQFTVDDVHGNVHVALTERLTLNAELTYLTNRLQQPGGLTDAQFAQDSRQSTRARNWLSTPWLIPALTLDYQASARTRLNLKTFGLVASRNSVGFVAGLPAPDSVNRRTRQVAARQVDRDDYRNLGAELRLLQDVDLLGRTHTLATGLRAYRATTGRRQRGTGTTGADYDLTLTGDGRFTNEFDFTTTNAAAFAELLLHAGSRLSFTPGVRYDYLRNTGTGYLGRAANGSENRIADQSSQRNVLLYGLGSEFQVSPTTNLYANYSRAFRPVLFGDLVPPATADVIDPNLKDARGYTAEIGYRGNYKNWVRFDVGYFFLNYEDRIGTVRRPVPGGTVGQTQQFRTNLGRTQTHGLEAYAELDLIHSITGNFNLPHLDLFAALSLLDARYGNLPVTTLTGTGASTQIVESNLEGKYVENAPRQTLRTGLTFAHQGLSVTGQFSYVGKVYADASNTEEPTANAQTGAIPAYQVADFSATWKLGQEGRYRLSGGVNNVFDARYFTRRAGGYPGPGILPADGRTWFAGLGLTL; from the coding sequence TTGCCGTCGGCCCTAGCGCAGCAAACCCCCGTCGCGGATACCACCCGCCACCAGACCCTCAGCGAAGTCACCGTGACTGGCGCGGCTACGCACTTTGCGCCCCCAGTCGATGGGACGACGCTGACCGCCGGCCGCCGCAACGAGCTCATCAAGCCCCGCGAGGTCAATGCCAACCTGGTGCAGAACAACATGCGTCAGGTGATGGCCCGCATTCCCGGGCTGATGGTGTGGGAAAACGACGGCTCGGGGCAGCAGATCAACGTCGCCACGCGGGGCCTGAGCCCCAACCGCAGCTGGGAGTTCAACACCCGCCAGAACGGCTACGACATGAGTGCTGACGCCTTTGGCTACCCCGAGGCCTACTACAACCCGCCCATGGAAGCGGTGGAGCGCATCCAGCTGCTGCGGGGCGGGGCGGGCCTGCAGTTCGGCCCCCAGTTCGGCGGCCTGCTCAACTATGAGCTCAAGCGCGGCGCCCGCGACAAAAAAGTCGAGTTGGAAAGTAGCAACACGGCCGGCGCCAACGGCTTGTTTAACTCCTACAACGCCGTGGGCGGCACCGTGGGGAAGGTGAACTATTATGCCTACTACCGCCACCGCCAGGGCGACGGCTGGCGCCCTCATAACCAGTTCACCGTGGACGATGTGCACGGCAACGTGCACGTGGCCCTCACCGAGCGCCTGACCCTGAACGCCGAGCTCACGTACCTGACCAACCGGCTGCAGCAGCCCGGGGGCTTGACCGACGCGCAGTTCGCCCAGGACAGCCGCCAGAGCACCCGCGCCCGCAACTGGCTCAGCACCCCCTGGCTGATTCCGGCCCTCACGCTGGATTACCAGGCCAGTGCGCGCACCCGCCTGAATTTGAAAACCTTTGGCCTGGTGGCCTCGCGCAACAGCGTCGGCTTCGTGGCCGGCCTGCCGGCCCCGGACAGCGTGAACCGCCGCACCCGGCAGGTGGCCGCCCGCCAAGTGGACCGCGACGACTACCGCAACCTGGGCGCGGAACTGCGCCTGCTCCAGGACGTGGACCTGCTGGGCCGTACCCACACGCTGGCCACGGGCCTGCGGGCCTACCGCGCTACCACCGGGCGCCGGCAGCGGGGTACCGGCACCACGGGCGCGGACTATGACCTGACGCTCACGGGCGACGGCCGCTTCACCAACGAATTTGACTTTACCACCACCAATGCCGCCGCCTTTGCTGAGCTGCTGCTACACGCCGGTTCCCGCCTGAGCTTCACGCCGGGCGTGCGCTACGACTACCTGCGCAACACCGGCACCGGCTACCTGGGGCGCGCTGCCAACGGCAGCGAAAACCGCATTGCTGATCAGTCCAGCCAGCGCAATGTGCTGCTTTACGGCCTGGGCAGCGAGTTTCAGGTGTCGCCCACGACCAACCTGTATGCCAACTATTCGCGCGCTTTCCGGCCCGTGCTCTTCGGCGATTTGGTGCCCCCGGCCACCGCGGACGTCATCGATCCCAACCTGAAGGATGCGCGCGGCTATACTGCCGAGATCGGCTACCGCGGCAACTATAAGAACTGGGTGCGCTTCGACGTAGGTTACTTCTTTCTCAACTACGAAGACCGCATTGGCACCGTGCGGCGGCCCGTGCCGGGCGGCACTGTGGGCCAGACCCAACAGTTCCGCACCAACCTGGGCCGCACCCAAACGCACGGCCTGGAAGCCTACGCCGAGCTGGACTTGATTCATTCGATTACGGGCAACTTCAACTTGCCCCACCTGGACCTGTTTGCCGCGCTCAGCCTGCTCGACGCCCGGTATGGTAACCTGCCCGTGACCACGCTCACCGGCACGGGCGCCAGCACCCAGATTGTGGAAAGCAATCTGGAAGGAAAGTACGTGGAAAATGCCCCCCGCCAGACCCTGCGCACGGGCCTCACCTTCGCCCACCAGGGCTTGTCGGTGACGGGGCAGTTCAGTTACGTGGGCAAAGTGTACGCCGATGCTAGTAACACGGAGGAGCCGACGGCCAATGCCCAGACCGGGGCCATCCCGGCTTACCAGGTCGCCGACTTCTCCGCTACCTGGAAGCTGGGTCAGGAGGGCCGCTACCGGCTCAGCGGTGGGGTCAACAACGTGTTCGATGCCCGCTACTTTACCCGCCGGGCCGGCGGCTACCCCGGCCCCGGCATCCTGCCCGCCGATGGCCGCACCTGGTTTGCCGGCCTCGGCCTGACGCTGTAG